The proteins below come from a single Desulfovibrio inopinatus DSM 10711 genomic window:
- a CDS encoding efflux RND transporter periplasmic adaptor subunit has product MPRELASLRIDKSNSDKPFRRRRRIWPYVWGACFIATVLVTIYVWRPFKTAVVLTRVSMAYPSRSLAELNASGYVVADRKAAVGSKITARLVWLGVEEGESVKEGQIIARLESDDVNAALQRAEANLEAATHRVDEVDAELYDANLNHSRLKKLVAKGVLARSEYDSANARYKKALAAKRRALAEVEVARKSLDEAHISVGYTEIRAPFDAVVLTKNANVGDIITPIGAATDSRAAVVTIADMQSLQVEADVSEANIGKVHPDQPTEIRLDALGEERFPGHVHRIVPTADRSKATVLVKVRFNTLDPRILPEMSAKTAFLKRPLTPEELQPVPAVAKTAVVQRDGQTVAFLVEKGKAHAVSVSTGMDLGDSIEILSGLQPGDSVLLDPPADIEDGVPVRVVEKDGV; this is encoded by the coding sequence ATGCCCAGGGAGCTGGCCAGTCTTCGCATCGACAAATCCAATTCGGATAAACCTTTTCGTCGTCGCCGACGGATATGGCCCTATGTTTGGGGTGCATGTTTCATTGCCACAGTCTTGGTGACAATATATGTTTGGCGTCCATTCAAAACTGCTGTGGTGCTCACTCGCGTGAGCATGGCCTATCCTTCCCGTTCGCTGGCGGAACTCAATGCTTCGGGTTATGTTGTTGCTGATCGGAAAGCCGCGGTCGGCTCTAAAATTACAGCCCGTCTCGTGTGGCTCGGTGTTGAAGAAGGTGAATCCGTCAAAGAAGGGCAAATCATTGCTCGACTGGAAAGTGACGATGTCAATGCTGCGCTGCAACGTGCCGAGGCCAATCTTGAAGCGGCTACCCATCGTGTCGATGAAGTCGACGCCGAACTCTATGACGCGAACCTTAATCATAGTCGCTTAAAAAAACTTGTGGCCAAAGGCGTTCTTGCCCGAAGTGAATACGATTCGGCCAACGCACGTTACAAAAAGGCTCTTGCCGCTAAACGGCGTGCATTGGCCGAGGTCGAGGTCGCTCGCAAAAGTCTCGACGAAGCGCATATCAGCGTAGGCTATACAGAGATCCGTGCTCCGTTTGATGCGGTTGTCCTCACAAAGAACGCCAACGTTGGAGATATTATTACGCCGATCGGTGCAGCCACGGATTCCCGCGCTGCCGTCGTTACCATTGCGGATATGCAATCACTGCAGGTGGAAGCTGATGTATCGGAAGCCAATATCGGCAAGGTGCATCCCGACCAACCTACGGAAATCAGACTTGATGCCTTGGGCGAAGAGCGTTTCCCCGGACATGTTCATAGGATTGTCCCCACGGCCGATCGCAGCAAAGCCACCGTCCTTGTCAAAGTTCGATTCAATACACTCGATCCGCGCATTCTGCCGGAGATGAGTGCCAAAACCGCTTTTCTCAAACGTCCGCTCACACCGGAAGAGCTGCAGCCGGTCCCCGCTGTGGCCAAAACCGCGGTTGTTCAACGCGATGGTCAGACGGTCGCCTTTCTTGTTGAAAAGGGTAAAGCGCATGCTGTCTCCGTTTCTACTGGCATGGATCTGGGGGACAGCATTGAGATTCTTTCCGGTCTTCAACCGGGTGATTCCGTTCTCCTTGATCCGCCGGCAGATATTGAAGACGGCGTTCCTGTTCGTGTCGTTGAGAAGGATGGCGTATAA
- a CDS encoding ABC transporter ATP-binding protein: MSSKPIIAVEHVSKSYRRGDQHIPVLVDISFDIEDGEFLALMGPSGSGKSTLLNLIAGIDTIDTGNIRVRGEDITTLRESELARWRSHHVGFIFQFYNLIPVLTALENVELPLLLTGLSASMRRDHARHALEAVGLGDRMDHRPGQLSGGQQQRVAIARAIVSDPDIIVADEPTGDLDRVSAEEILDLMDRLNTELGKTIIMVTHDPKAAEKAHCIRHLDKGELSVSSQTHL; encoded by the coding sequence ATGTCATCCAAGCCCATTATTGCCGTGGAGCACGTCAGTAAATCCTATCGCCGTGGCGATCAGCATATCCCTGTTCTGGTCGATATCTCGTTTGATATCGAAGACGGTGAATTTCTTGCTCTCATGGGCCCATCAGGATCGGGAAAAAGTACACTTCTCAACCTCATTGCGGGCATTGATACCATTGATACCGGAAATATTCGTGTACGCGGAGAAGACATCACCACGTTGCGGGAGTCAGAACTCGCCCGATGGCGGAGCCACCATGTGGGCTTCATCTTTCAGTTCTATAATCTCATTCCCGTTCTCACAGCGCTGGAAAATGTGGAATTGCCCCTGCTTCTCACCGGACTTTCTGCTTCGATGCGGCGCGACCATGCGCGTCATGCATTGGAAGCGGTCGGCCTCGGAGATCGTATGGACCATCGCCCCGGGCAATTATCCGGTGGCCAACAACAACGGGTCGCCATTGCCCGAGCCATTGTAAGCGATCCGGATATCATCGTGGCCGATGAACCGACCGGAGATTTGGACCGTGTCAGCGCTGAAGAAATTTTGGATTTGATGGACCGGCTCAATACCGAACTGGGTAAGACCATCATTATGGTGACCCACGATCCGAAAGCAGCGGAAAAAGCGCATTGCATCCGGCATCTCGACAAGGGCGAACTCAGTGTTTCTTCTCAAACTCATCTCTAA
- a CDS encoding chemotaxis protein CheW, whose product MEQESGAQSNQFLTFLLAGEAFGLDIGRVREVLDDFVITRIPRTPAYLPGAVNLRGNVLTIVDLRSKFGLGETAVNEISCIIVVECDLDGEKTVIGALADSVDEVYDIRASDILPPPDMGTSIDSRYLSGVGKIADKFIMLLNTSRLFSMDELAFS is encoded by the coding sequence ATGGAGCAGGAAAGCGGGGCGCAGTCGAATCAGTTTTTGACGTTTCTTCTTGCAGGGGAAGCATTTGGGCTTGATATAGGTCGAGTGCGGGAAGTTCTTGATGATTTTGTCATTACACGCATCCCACGAACTCCGGCGTACCTGCCTGGTGCGGTCAATTTACGGGGCAATGTCTTAACCATTGTTGATTTACGGAGTAAATTTGGTCTTGGAGAAACCGCTGTCAATGAAATAAGCTGCATTATCGTTGTTGAGTGCGATCTTGATGGCGAAAAAACAGTTATTGGAGCGCTGGCCGATTCCGTTGACGAAGTGTATGATATTCGTGCTTCGGATATATTACCTCCTCCGGACATGGGAACATCCATCGACAGCCGGTACTTGAGCGGTGTTGGCAAAATTGCCGATAAGTTCATTATGTTGCTCAACACGTCCCGATTGTTCTCCATGGACGAACTTGCATTTTCCTGA